A genomic region of Noviherbaspirillum sp. L7-7A contains the following coding sequences:
- a CDS encoding TerC family protein: MLELLTDPQMWIAFATLTALELVLGIDNIIFISILVDKLPVERREAARRIGLFAAMFMRIALLLTLAWIVGMTAPLFSVMGQDISGRDLVLILGGLFLLWKSVGEIHQTIEGEEEHGAGQAVKATFGAIILQIMVIDLVFSLDSIITAVGMVNEVAVMIAAVIASVGLMMLFASPIGRFVSAHPTIKMLALAFLVVIGVVLIADGFGYHMPKGYIYTAMAFSLLVELLNMRMRKRHTRR; encoded by the coding sequence ATGCTGGAACTGCTCACCGACCCGCAGATGTGGATCGCCTTCGCCACCCTGACCGCGCTGGAGCTGGTGCTGGGTATCGACAACATCATTTTCATTTCCATCCTGGTGGACAAGCTGCCGGTGGAAAGGCGGGAGGCAGCCCGACGGATCGGCCTGTTCGCGGCAATGTTCATGCGCATCGCGCTGTTGCTGACGCTGGCCTGGATCGTCGGCATGACGGCTCCCCTGTTCTCGGTGATGGGCCAGGACATTTCCGGCCGCGACCTCGTGCTCATACTGGGCGGACTGTTCCTGCTATGGAAGAGCGTGGGCGAGATACACCAGACCATCGAGGGCGAGGAAGAGCATGGCGCCGGGCAGGCGGTCAAGGCGACCTTTGGCGCCATCATCCTCCAGATCATGGTGATCGACCTGGTGTTCTCGCTGGACTCCATCATCACCGCCGTCGGCATGGTCAATGAAGTCGCCGTGATGATTGCCGCGGTGATTGCATCGGTCGGCCTGATGATGCTGTTCGCCAGCCCGATCGGCCGCTTCGTATCGGCGCACCCGACCATCAAGATGCTGGCGCTGGCCTTCCTGGTGGTGATTGGCGTGGTGCTGATCGCCGATGGATTTGGCTATCACATGCCCAAGGGGTACATTTACACAGCCATGGCGTTTTCGCTGCTGGTGGAACTGCTCAACATGCGCATGCGCAAACGTCATACGCGTCGCTAG
- a CDS encoding Bax inhibitor-1/YccA family protein, which produces MNDRYTALRHESASTVMDGAAHRVLRNTYLLLSMCLGFAAVTAGTSAALGLPHPGILLTLLGYFGLMFLVTKNRDSGMGVVFLFALTGFMGYTLGPIISTYLKMPNGSQVVMTALGGTAAIFLAMSAYALTTKRDLSFMGGFLMVGVLVAFLAGLAALFLNMTALSLAVSAVFVLLMSGMILYETNNIVRGGETNYVLATLSLFVSIFNLFTSLLHLLGFTSKE; this is translated from the coding sequence ATGAATGATCGTTACACCGCATTGCGCCATGAAAGCGCAAGCACCGTGATGGACGGCGCGGCACACCGTGTGCTGCGCAATACCTACCTGCTGTTGTCCATGTGTTTGGGATTCGCAGCCGTGACCGCCGGCACATCCGCCGCGCTCGGGTTGCCGCATCCCGGCATCCTGCTGACGCTGCTTGGCTATTTCGGCCTGATGTTCCTGGTCACGAAAAACCGCGACAGCGGCATGGGCGTGGTCTTCCTGTTTGCCCTGACCGGCTTCATGGGCTACACGCTGGGCCCCATCATCAGCACGTACCTGAAGATGCCCAACGGCAGCCAGGTCGTGATGACAGCGCTGGGCGGCACCGCCGCGATCTTCCTGGCCATGTCGGCCTATGCGCTGACAACCAAGCGTGACCTGTCGTTCATGGGCGGCTTCCTGATGGTTGGCGTGCTGGTGGCCTTCCTGGCGGGCTTGGCGGCGCTGTTTTTGAACATGACCGCGCTGTCCCTGGCGGTGTCGGCGGTGTTCGTGCTGCTGATGTCTGGCATGATTCTGTACGAGACCAATAACATCGTGCGTGGCGGCGAGACCAATTATGTGCTGGCGACATTGTCCTTGTTCGTTTCCATCTTCAATCTCTTCACAAGCCTGCTGCACCTGCTCGGCTTTACCAGCAAGGAGTAA